ATTTTTTAACGATTACAAGCTGAACAGATGCGAGTTTTGTTATGTTAACTCAACAAAAAATTAAACATGATGCAACAATCTTTATTTCGATTGTTCTCACGTTAATTACACTGGGAATTATATTTGTCTACTCATCAAGCTCATTTTATGCACTCGAAAAATTCGGGTCACCCCTGTACTATGCACAACGCCAATGTTACGGAATCGTACTTGGCTCACTGTTTTTTTATGGAGCCTATAACATTCCGCTCAGCAGCTTACAAAGCTTAAGCTTTTTTATATTTTCAAGCTCACTTGCCCTGACTGCCCTTCCGTTAATTTCTCACCTGACCAAGCGTATGCACGGTTCAAGTCGATGGGTTAATCTATTTGGGTTTATCTTTCAACCAAGCGAGATTCTTAAAATTACCACCATCATCTATGTCGCTTCATTTCTTGCACGCAAGCAAGATCAACGAGAATCATTTAAAAAAGGCTATCTACCCCTTTTGTGTATCAGCATGATCGTCAGTGTAATACTACTCAAACAACCAGATTTTGGTTGTACTGCAACGATTCTTGCAACCGTCTTAATCATGCTCTTCATTGCAAAAATGAATATGAAATACCTCATGATGCTCACAAGCGTTGCCCTGCCCCTGGCAGGCATTGTTGTCTATTTTCAACCCTATCGTTGGAAGCGAATTTTAATCTATTTAGACCCGTGGAAAGATCCACAAGGTGCGGGTTTCCAAGTTATTCAATCCTTGATTGCAATCGGTTCAGGCGGCCTTTGGGGTACCGGGATCGCTCAATCAAAACAGAAATTTTTCTACCTACCGATGCAACACACTGACTTTATTTTTGCTATTATTGCCGAAGAAACAGGTTTTATTGGTACCACCTGCTTGATCAGTCTTTTTGCGCTCTTTTTATACTTTGGCTTTAAAATTTCATGGCAACTAAAAAATCTTTTTGCCATTTATATGGTACAAGGTTTAACCATTTTAGTTTCAATCCAAGCATTGATTAATATTTTTGTATCAACCGGTCTAGCTCCCACCAAAGGTATTGGGCTCCCATTTATTAGTTATGGTAACACTGCCCTTGCCTGTAATATGATGATTGCAGGACTCATCATGAACGCTGCACATGATTTTTATGAGTAAGCAGACAATCAGATTCTGTTGAGTTGTATTACAATCATATTCAATTGACCTGCAATTTTGCTTGTACAATCAGCTGTACAAGCAACTATCTATTTTTTAACAACGAGCATACAAGTTTCAATTTGAAAATATTTAAATTTTTTGCACTATTGTATGGTAATTATTTTTTTAATAAATAGGTTGTAATATGAAAAATCAAAAAATTATAATATTTTGTATGTTACTTGCTGGATTACACATAGATGCTGCTGAACAGTATCCATCGTTAGCGCCACAATATCTTCTCAGCTTACAACAAGAGCAGGCCGTAAAAGAGAATGTAAAGCAAAATGCCAGTTTAAAAGATTATCAAAATATGTTATCACCTCAAAAAAGAAAATATCTTGAAGATATTTTTTATACTGTTATAGAACAAGAAGAAAATATAGATGAAAAAAATAGGTCAATAAAGCGGGTTTGCTTTCAAGAGCATAACAATATGCGTGTAGAAAAAAATCATACGAATAAAGAACAAGATTTTACCCCTCTCAATAATCTGATCGAACATTTAGAAGATTTGTCAAATGAAGTAGAACCCGTTGATGAATTGAGTCAAGCTATCCAAAATAACTTTGCTCAGCGACAAAAACAATTTGAAAAAAAAGTTTATGTTGCATCTGTGTATGGAGTTTTACAACAGCATGCAATATCACTGGAGGATTTTAATAATCTTGAGAATTCAGTAAGGCAATTCTTATTATCAAATTTAGTTAAAAATAATGTAGAGCAAATTGCGTTGCAAGTATATCCTCAACAAGGAATCAAAACTCAAACAATTGAGCATTATAATACTTTAATGGGTTATGCACCAAAAAATAAAAAAAACTCTTCACAAAAAATTAACAATGATTTTTATGCGCAAGCAATTGAAAAAGTTTTACATAATAACCATATACTCATTAAAGATTTTAATGAATTATCTACATTTAGAAAAACTACATTATTGTTAACTTTAAGTGTACAAGATTATGAAAGTTTGCCCGAATCTGAACAAAAATTAATTTATAATTTGAGCGTTAAGCGCGATAAATTTTATGAATCTTGCAAAAAATCTCGAAGTAAGCACGTAGTAAATAATCAAATGGATTTTTCAGAAAGCCAACATGCTGAGGCTTAATATTATATTTTTCATGACCATTATAATTACAACCTAATTCAAAAAAATTTCTCATAGTCGTGTAACAATCTATTGAAAACACAGATCAAAATAAGCTACTATAAACATATAATACTATTACCAAGGTCAAAATATTATGAAAAAGTTTATGCTGGATGTTTTTTGCTTGATGTCTTTATGTGTTACAATTTCTGCTATGCACCATGAAGAAATACCCACTGCTCGTGCTACTGCAATGAAAGACAACCATCAATTGCATGATAGTACACCTGTGCAAGCAAAAGCTGAGTTTATCAATAAAAATTATACGCAAGCAAAAGCTGAAGCTATCCCTCATGCAACTGCTGTTCAATCGCATACGAATTTACCAACCAGCACGCATAGTGTTTCTACAAATTCTTTAAGCATAGAACCAGAAATAATCCAAGATCATCATGATCAACCTATCCAAATTTTTAATGCACAAGGAGAAATTCTAAGCGAACACTTTGCAACTTCAGATGGCAGCCAGCACTCAACGGTGTATAATGCTGACGGCAGTACAACGACAACAGTTATAGACACTAAAAAAATAAAACAAAAAGAAACCGTCGTACATGCCGATGGAAGCTCAATTATCAAATTCTATAATGAATCTGGAAAACTTGAAGGGACTGATACCATCGCAAAAGATGGCTCAAAAGTTAGTGTAAAAAATAGCTTGGAAGGTGACATCACAGATTCAGCAATTATCAATAAAACAAATCAGCTGGAAGCAACAATGCGACTTGACGACTATGGTAATAGAACAGCTACAACCTATCATGCTGACAACACGACGACAACTCAACTCTTTACCAGTGAACAAACTACACTCAATGATGATGGAACAACAACTACTCAATCAACGAATCCTCAAGGAGTGACAACACAAATAATAAAAAATAGCGATAATAATGTTGTAGAAAAAATAACATTCAATGCGCAACAAACCAAAAGTGAGATCATTCAATACAATCTCTTGCAACCTGGTACAATTCTTTCGACTCTTAACGCAGAAAGATTCCCTGACGGATCAATCCATGCAACTAAAAAAAATGGTCAAAATGTTATCATCGAGCAAACAACGTATACTCCAGATAACATCCAAGAAAAAACTGTCTACAAGCCAGATAAGAGTAAAGAAATCACAAAAATAAATGCGGATGATATTGTGACTGAAAAAACAATTATTAAAGCTGATGGCAGCAAAGAAATGTTTTTTTATAATCCTGAAACTAGTAAAATTGTAAGCAAAATTAATTCTGATACTCAAGGCAATGCAACCATGCAAGAGTATGATCTGATAACTAACCAGCTTATTTTTGTAACAGATGCAATTATTGATGAAAACGGGTATGCAACATCAATCAAAAAAGATGCTCAAGGCAAAGTCATATCACAAACTATCTCAAACCATCAAGGCGGTATTATATTTGAATCTGATTTTAAAACTGATGGTACTATTGAAACAAAAGAATATGACCCTACGACTGATGCAATAATTTCTCATACTGTAACCACAACAGATGCACAAGGTAATAAAGTTTTCACCAAAAAAAATAACGTTGGTAAAATTATTGAAACCGGAACTTCACGAGTTGATGGCAGCAGTGAATTTACCGATTATGATGAACATGAAAAACCAGTATCAAAAACAGCATTTGCTGCTGATGGAACATCAGTAACAACAGCAATGTAACTTTGTAAAAAGAAGATCGCAGAACACTTCGAGTGTGAATCAAATTTAAAAATTAAGATACTATCCTACGACATCGCTTCGCTTATCTTGGCAAACAGTGGTGGCGGCGGCCACGTTACGCTTTTTTTATGTAAAGCTACATCAATCTATGTAAAAAACGAAGCAAACTTTGAGAAATTAAACCTGGCTAAGATTTAAAAAAAGTGCATCAGGCCCACTGGCCTACCGATTCCCGGAGTTTTTGTAAAAAACGTAGGGTTCAACGCTCTCTATATAATTGAGTTCGCACAACCTACTGTCTTCTTTTTTAATCTATTTATCTTCGTTCTTCTCAACTGCTTTGGGTAGAAAATTATCATAAAACAATGAAACGAACAACGCTGCTGGTTCATATTCAATATCGCAACTAGAATCTGAAGATTCTTGAGAGTCTGAGTCAGATTCGTACTGATCAGCTAATAATTCTAATGTTTTTTGTATTGATAAGTCGTAGATATTAAAAGCTTTTCCATATTTTTTTAAATAGCGAGCAGCATCTTTATGGTGTCTTCCAAATTCTTCAACCAGAAGGTCAACTATAGGCTGTTTTGCATGCAATGGAATCGGTAATTTGCCGCCATTTAACTCTCGCGTTGCCGTCTTAATCTGACTGCATGATTTAAGATGCATGTGGCTAACAGGCTCATAATGCGCATTAATAATTCGAGATATAGTTATATCCAATTTTACTTGTCGTTCAGACTCCCAATCTGATTGACTTGCAACCATCATCGACCCATACAAAAACGCTACTATAAAAAATATCATAGTCCCCCCTACCTGAAGTTAGAATATAGTAAACAGTTACCGGGTTTGATACTACCATCTTGTTCAATCAAAAGAAAAGTAACTATCAAAAACTTAGCAATACCATGATACGGTAAAGAACTTTATTACAAAAATGGGGTGCATATTTTATATGTGCACCCCTCATAAAAATTATGTGTAAAAATAGTTTTTATTTTTTATCTATGCTACCTGACCCACGCAAATTATTTTTATGCAACGTAATATATGAATTATTCTTTTCACCTTCATAGAAACGATATTGCATTAAATCAGCATCTAATGTTTCTCTTCCAGATTGAGTAACTTTAACATTCGGGTGATGTGCAAAGTCTGGAGTTAACACCAAATCTTTATCAACATACCATGTTTTTATGCCATCAAAAGCAGCTGATTTATCTGTTGTGCATTTTTCGTCCCAATCATTTGTTCTTGCACATATTTTTCCAAGCGGCAAAAATCTATGACTGAGCGTAACTTGCTGGCCAGGCCCTACTAGTTTTTCAATGAAGTCTGATTGAATATATATGAGTTTGTCACTTTCATTACACACATGGACTATTTTTAATGGAGGAGTTACTTGATGTAAAAAAATACAAGCTCCTAGAGCAAATAAACATAATGCTCCTCGATAAGATATCATTTCTCTATCATGATCTGCTTGTGATGAAGCATGTACATCAGACATCAGGGTTAAACTTATACAACAGATCATTAAAAATAATTTTTTAATACCAAATTTCATAAAAACATTCCCTCCACAATGGAATTTATTTGATCATATTTATAGGTAAAAAGCTGACTGCGTAAACCAAATTTATCATTAAGATACTATCCTACGACATAGCTTCGCTCATCTCCCACGCTTCGCATAAAGCTACGCCGGACACAGCCGGAAACATGGGTGGCAGCTGCTACGTTACACTTTTACATCTACAAAATAGTGTATCAGGCCCACCGGCCAGCAAATCCCCGGAGTTTTCATAGAAAACATAAGGCAAAAAAATTATTTTAATAATTTGATTTAATCAACCTAGATTACAATTTAATACAATTTATTTTTTATCGATTTTCAATGATCCTCGTAAATTATAATAAGGCGTATTGATCGATTCAATATTTTCATTATCGCGATACGATTGATATCCTAACTCAACAGCTTCATATTTTGCCTTTGGAGTTAAGCTCAAATCATCTTCTCCATGTACAACCCACTTGCTATATTTTTCCAATGAATCTGATGTAGCACATGTTCGTCTTGCTTGAGTATCACTGACACAAAGGAAATTT
This genomic interval from Candidatus Chromulinivorax destructor contains the following:
- the ftsW gene encoding putative lipid II flippase FtsW — encoded protein: MLTQQKIKHDATIFISIVLTLITLGIIFVYSSSSFYALEKFGSPLYYAQRQCYGIVLGSLFFYGAYNIPLSSLQSLSFFIFSSSLALTALPLISHLTKRMHGSSRWVNLFGFIFQPSEILKITTIIYVASFLARKQDQRESFKKGYLPLLCISMIVSVILLKQPDFGCTATILATVLIMLFIAKMNMKYLMMLTSVALPLAGIVVYFQPYRWKRILIYLDPWKDPQGAGFQVIQSLIAIGSGGLWGTGIAQSKQKFFYLPMQHTDFIFAIIAEETGFIGTTCLISLFALFLYFGFKISWQLKNLFAIYMVQGLTILVSIQALINIFVSTGLAPTKGIGLPFISYGNTALACNMMIAGLIMNAAHDFYE